A window of Parasynechococcus marenigrum WH 8102 contains these coding sequences:
- a CDS encoding carbohydrate kinase family protein, with product MNSDLPVVCLGEALIDRLGPPGGDPAIDGPLDDRLGGAPANVACGLARLGTSVAFLGRLGADAIGDRFATLFLQRGVDVDSVQWDAQRPSRIVLVRRSADGERQFRGFAGDEGLGFADQALASVELPKQARWLLTGTLPLAAHASADSLRGAVAQSKARGIALAVDVNWRPTFWDSAARPDAGPSQQAIELIRPLLEQAALIKLAREEAIWLFGSTDPRAICTQLPQEPDVVVTDGAEPVRWWMDGASGTQPAFHPPQVVDTTGAGDAFTAGLLHRWSASPAERVRFASACGALVCAGAGGIDPQPTEAQVEAFLGGVS from the coding sequence GTGAATTCAGATTTGCCGGTGGTTTGCCTTGGGGAAGCCTTGATCGATCGGTTGGGGCCCCCAGGAGGTGATCCGGCCATCGATGGTCCGCTCGACGATCGTCTCGGCGGGGCACCCGCCAACGTGGCCTGTGGGTTGGCGCGATTGGGAACAAGCGTCGCTTTTCTGGGCCGGCTGGGTGCTGACGCCATTGGCGATCGTTTCGCAACGTTGTTTCTTCAACGAGGTGTCGATGTCGACTCAGTGCAGTGGGATGCACAGCGTCCCTCTCGCATTGTGCTGGTGCGTCGCAGCGCTGATGGTGAGCGGCAGTTTCGAGGGTTTGCCGGCGATGAAGGGCTGGGCTTTGCCGATCAGGCCCTCGCATCAGTGGAATTGCCCAAGCAAGCCCGATGGTTGCTCACAGGCACCCTCCCTTTGGCTGCTCATGCCTCTGCAGATTCCCTGCGCGGAGCTGTAGCTCAGTCCAAGGCACGAGGCATTGCTCTCGCTGTGGATGTGAACTGGCGCCCCACCTTTTGGGACAGTGCGGCCCGCCCGGACGCTGGGCCTTCTCAGCAGGCCATCGAGCTGATCCGACCCCTGCTGGAGCAGGCGGCCCTGATCAAGCTGGCCCGTGAGGAGGCGATCTGGTTGTTTGGTTCAACGGACCCGCGGGCCATCTGTACCCAGCTCCCCCAGGAGCCGGATGTGGTGGTGACGGACGGTGCTGAACCGGTGCGTTGGTGGATGGATGGTGCATCTGGCACGCAGCCTGCTTTTCACCCGCCGCAGGTGGTCGACACCACCGGCGCTGGTGATGCCTTCACCGCAGGCTTGTTGCATCGTTGGTCCGCGTCCCCTGCTGAACGGGTTCGATTCGCCTCCGCCTGCGGTGCTCTGGTCTGCGCTGGTGCCGGTGGGATTGATCCGCAGCCCACGGAAGCTCAGGTGGAGGCGTTTTTGGGTGGCGTGAGCTGA